The following DNA comes from Pseudomonas sp. Tri1.
CAGCACCACCTCGTCCCACGACACCAGAAAGGCGAACAAGGCACCGGCGACCATGCCGGGGCGAATCGCCGGAAAGGTCACCTTGAACACCGCTTGCAGGCGTGAGGCGCCGCAGATCACCGCCGCGTCTTCGATGGACTGGTCGAACAGCTTGAGCGAGTTGATGATCGAGATGATGGTGAAGGGCAGTGCGACGATCACGTGACTGACCACGAACGCGAACAGCGTCCCGGTGTAACCCAGTTTCAGGAACAGCGCGTACACCGCCACCGCGATGATCACCAGCGGCACGATCATCGGCAGGGTGAACAGGCCATAGAGCATTTCCCGACCCGGGAACCGCCCGCGAACCAGGGCAAACGCAGTGGGCAAACCCAGCGCCACGGCGCAGACGGTGGTCAGGACCGCGACCTTGAGGCTGGTCAGGGCCGCGCTCATCCAGTCCGGGTTGGAGAAGAATTGGCCGTACCATTTCAACGTCCAGCCTGGTGGCGGGAACACCAGCCACTGGGACGAACCGAACGACAGCAGCACGATGAATACGATCGGCAACAGCAGGAACAGCGCGATCAGGCCAGTGGTGAAGTACAGGCCGAACCGCATGCGCCGGCTCATGGCATTGGGGGTCAGGAGCATGACGGCTTACCTCGCGTTGCTGGCACCCACCGGGGATTCCGGCTGGAGCTTCAGGTAGAAGTAGAACAACACCAGGGTGATCGCCACCAACAAGGCGGCGCCGGCACTGGCCAGGCCCCAATTGAGGAACGACTGCACCTGCTGGATGATGAATTCAGGCAGCATCATGTTCTGCGCTCCGCCCAGCAGTGCCGGGGTCACGTAGTAACCGAGGGACATCACGAACACCATCAGCCCGCCGGAGAACAGCCCCGGTCGGCACAGCGGCAGGAACACCTTGAAGAAGTTGGTCCAGGGGCTGGCGCCGCAGATGGAACCGGCCTGCAGGACCATCGGGTCGATAGCCTGCATGGTTGCCTGCAGCGGCAGAACGATGAACGGGATCATGATGTAGCTCATGCCGATCACCACGCCGGTGAGGTTGTGCACCATCTCCAACGGTTGGTCGATGATGCCCATGGCCATCAACGCCTTGTTGATCACCCCGGAGGCTTGCAGCAACACCAGCCAGGAATAGGTGCGGGCCAGCAGACTGGTCCACATCGACAGCAACACGATGTTCAGCATCCAGCGCCCCCAGCCACGGGGCACCAGGGTGATGGCCCAGGCCAGGGGGAAACCCAGCAACAGGCTGAACAGCGTCACCAGCCCGGCCACCGAAAAGGTGTTGATCAACACCCGGGCGTAGGCCGAGTTGGCGAACAGTTGCTCGTAATTACCCAAGCCGGGCACCGGTTCCAGCACGCCGCGCAACAACAGACCAATCAGCGGCGCCAGGAAGAACAGGCCGAGGAACAGCAGGGCGGGAAGCAGGTTTGCGGCCCCGCGCCAGCGCTGGGCCAACGACGGGGTTTGTGGGGCAACGGTCTTGGCGATGCTCACACCGGTAGCGCCGGCGGCGCCTCCGGTGTGCTGGGTTGCCGATGCCGCTATTTTCATTTGACCAGCCATTCGTTCCACCGTGTCGCGATGTCCTGACCGTTCTTGGCCCAGTACGCGAAATCAAGGGTGATTTGATCCTTGGCATAGGCGGTCGGCAGGTTGGGGGCGAGTACCGAATCCAGGCGCGCGATGCTGTCGACGTTGACCGGCGCATAGGCAGTCAGGTTGGAGAAGTCGGCCTGGCCCTTGGCGCTGCTGGCGTTGGCCAGGAACTTCATGGCCGCAGCCTTGTTCTTCGACCCCTTTGGAATGACCAGGATGTCGGCCATGACCAGGTTCTGCTTCCAGCTCACGCCAACCGGCGCGCCGTCCTGTTGCAACGCATAGATGCGCCCGTTCCAGAACTGGCCGAGGCTGGCTTCGCCGGAGGCAAGCAGTTGCTGGGATTGGGCGCCGCCGCCCCACCAGACGATGTCTTTCTTGATGGTGTCGAGCTTCTTGAAGGCGCGGTCCAGGTCCAGCGGGTAGAGCTTGTCCGCCGCGACGCCATCGGCCAGCAGCGCCAGTTCAAGGACGCCTGGGCTTGGCCATTTGTACAGGGCGCGTTTGCCGGGGTAGGTCTTGGTGTCGAACAGCGCGGTCCAGTCCTGAGGCTTGCCGGAGCCGAGCTTGCCTTCGTTGTAGCCGAGGACGAACGAGAAGTAGAACGAACCGACGCCGTGATCGGAGACGAAGCGTGGGTCGATCTTGTCGCGCTGGATGACCGAGAAG
Coding sequences within:
- a CDS encoding ABC transporter permease: MLLTPNAMSRRMRFGLYFTTGLIALFLLLPIVFIVLLSFGSSQWLVFPPPGWTLKWYGQFFSNPDWMSAALTSLKVAVLTTVCAVALGLPTAFALVRGRFPGREMLYGLFTLPMIVPLVIIAVAVYALFLKLGYTGTLFAFVVSHVIVALPFTIISIINSLKLFDQSIEDAAVICGASRLQAVFKVTFPAIRPGMVAGALFAFLVSWDEVVLSVMMASPTLQTLPVKMWTTLRQDLTPVIAVASTLLIGLSVLVMVIAAALRRRNEISA
- a CDS encoding ABC transporter permease: MKIAASATQHTGGAAGATGVSIAKTVAPQTPSLAQRWRGAANLLPALLFLGLFFLAPLIGLLLRGVLEPVPGLGNYEQLFANSAYARVLINTFSVAGLVTLFSLLLGFPLAWAITLVPRGWGRWMLNIVLLSMWTSLLARTYSWLVLLQASGVINKALMAMGIIDQPLEMVHNLTGVVIGMSYIMIPFIVLPLQATMQAIDPMVLQAGSICGASPWTNFFKVFLPLCRPGLFSGGLMVFVMSLGYYVTPALLGGAQNMMLPEFIIQQVQSFLNWGLASAGAALLVAITLVLFYFYLKLQPESPVGASNAR
- a CDS encoding ABC transporter substrate-binding protein; protein product: MVLKKSAAAIFFAGLLSVASQVSLAAESVNFVSWGGSTQDAQKQAWADPFSKASGITVVQDGPTDYGKLKAMVESGNVQWDVVDVEADFALRAAAEGLLEPLDFSVIQRDKIDPRFVSDHGVGSFYFSFVLGYNEGKLGSGKPQDWTALFDTKTYPGKRALYKWPSPGVLELALLADGVAADKLYPLDLDRAFKKLDTIKKDIVWWGGGAQSQQLLASGEASLGQFWNGRIYALQQDGAPVGVSWKQNLVMADILVIPKGSKNKAAAMKFLANASSAKGQADFSNLTAYAPVNVDSIARLDSVLAPNLPTAYAKDQITLDFAYWAKNGQDIATRWNEWLVK